A single Drosophila ananassae strain 14024-0371.13 chromosome 3L, ASM1763931v2, whole genome shotgun sequence DNA region contains:
- the LOC6494579 gene encoding meiotic recombination protein W68: MSECANRIELLVVELLRSLLNGDASLRIPRNTTPTTRDHRRVSYNHRSSRHSFCLLVYLLARTHSLQVHGGSYTVRGLYYGDPELFLSQNRMARARLDVCRMLSTSPMHLGVLAASKGLVAGDVQFLMTNGDVLDCSVYGGAVTLPWNPENVERMETQAELVLVVEKESVFESLLSRNIFATFGRRFILITGKGYPDCCTRRILHRLTEENHLPAYILVDADPFGIEIMLVYRHGSQAMSFSSRGYTTPSLRWIGLHPSEIAALGGGAVALGTGDNKKINDLLARSGLEAGVRQELRMLREVQLKAEIESVICFLSEDYIPNKIKRKLFL; encoded by the exons ATGAGTGAGTGCGCGAATCGAATAGAACTACTCGTAGTGGAGCTACTAAGGAGCCTCCTAAACGGCGATGCCTCCTTAAGGATACCCCGCAACACCACCCCCACCACTAGGGACCACCGACGAGTCTCGTACAACCATCGCAGCAGCCGACACTCCTTCTGCCTGCTGGTCTACCTCCTGGCCCGCACTCATAGCCTCCAGGTGCACGGCGGCAGCTACACCGTCCGGGGGCTGTACTACGGGGACCCAGAGCTGTTCCTGTCCCAGAACCGCATGGCCAGAGCTCGGCTGGATGTCTGCCGGATGCTTAGCACCTCTCCCATGCACCTGGGAGTCCTGGCGGCCTCTAAGGGCCTCGTAGCAG GCGACGTCCAGTTCCTGATGACCAACGGCGATGTCCTGGACTGCAGTGTCTACGGAGGAGCTGTGACGCTGCCTTGGAATCCCGAGAACGTGGAGAGGATGGAGACGCAGGCGGAGCTGGTGCTTGTAGTGGAGAAGGAGTCGGTCTTCGAGAGCCTGCTGTCCAGGAATATCTTCGCCACCTTCGGCCGCCGCTTCATCCTGATAACCGGCAAGGGATACCCCGACTGCTGCACCCGGCGGATCCTGCACCGCCTGACGGAGGAGAACCACCTGCCGGCCTACATTCTGGTGGATGCCGATCCCTTCGGCATCGAGATAATGCTCGTCTACCGCCACGGCTCCCAGGCAATGAGCTTCTCCAGCCGGGGATACACTACCCCATCGCTGCGTTGGATAGGCCTCCATCCCTCGGAGATAGCGGCCCTCGGCGGTGGAGCCGTTGCCCTGGGCACCGgcgacaacaaaaaaatcaatgacctGCTCGCTCGCAGCGGTCTGGAGGCGGGCGTGCGCCAGGAACTGCGCATGCTGCGGGAGGTTCAGCTGAAGGCCGAAATCGAGAGTGTCATATGCTTCCTCTCAGAGGACTATATTCCGaacaaaatcaaaaggaagTTGTTTCTCTAG
- the LOC6494577 gene encoding zinc-type alcohol dehydrogenase-like protein C1773.06c isoform X2, translating into MNKLCRQVSIESPGPGAKNCVFNFFVPIEDTPALGARIRIVCAGACYRRRDRSNSITSMSSVSSELSDYCPSINSISSPAHQGIREGSFFPGFEVAGVIESLGSEITEANNRGLRIGQRVIVYPFDETPAGYAELLVVPDLKHVVPIPDSLPMEVAAMLPTGALLAMNAVFKAQAVVTQILSQRAATEPQRKCKILIVGTGGLALWAVRIASYHFASTGADNVDITVASLRDEGFRLATEIKNVSVVQWNECLYEPQLIERTKDVCGGAVDVVIDFGTTSRSLHRSMHCLSKGGVVLISDEVAEKLLPKFSRLSSEYQQDIIPISNGTAEQLAELVELVANKKIEPPPHSVFPCEQAAEVIQKLCNSEIPGRAILRFHDIE; encoded by the exons ATGAACAAACTGTGCCGTCAAGTGTCAATTGAGTCGCCCGGACCGGGTGCCAAGAACTGCGTCTTCAACTTCTTCGTCCCCATCGAGGACACGCCGGCGCTGGGCGCCCGCATCCGGATTGTGTGCGCCGGTGCCTGCTACCGTCGCCGGGATCGCTCCAATTCGATAACCAGCATGTCGTCGGTGTCCTCCGAACTGAGCGACTACTGCCCCTCGATCAACTCGATCTCCTCGCCCGCCCACCAGGGCATCCGGGAGGGCTCCTTCTTCCCCGGCTTCGAGGTGGCCGGCGTCATCGAGTCCCTCGGCTCGGAGATCACCGAGGCCAACAACCGGGGCCTGCGCATTGGACAGCGGGTGATCGTCTACCCGTTCGATGAGACACCCGCCGGCTATGCCGAGCTCTTGGTGGTTCCGGATCTGAAGCATGTGGTGCCCATACCCGACAGCCTGCCCATGGAGGTGGCCGCCATGCTGCCGACGGGCGCCCTCCTGGCCATGAACGCCGTGTTCAAGGCCCAGGCGGTGGTCACACAGATCCTGAGCCAGCGGGCCGCCACAGAGCCGCAGCGGAAGTGCAAGATCCTCATCGTGGGCACCGGTGGCCTGGCCCTCTGGGCGGTGCGCATCGCCTCCTATCACTTTGCCTCCACCGGAGCCGACAATGTGGACATCACAGTGGCCAGTCTCAGGGACGAGGGCTTCCGTCTGGCCACGGAGATTAAGAA TGTCAGTGTGGTTCAGTGGAACGAATGCCTCTATGAGCCGCAACTGATCGAGCGCACCAAGGATGTGTGTGGCGGAGCCGTGGACGTGGTGATTGACTTTGGCACAACCTCCAGGAGTCTGCACCGCTCGATGCACTGCCTCTCGAAGGGTGGCGTGGTCCTGATCAGTGACGAGGTGGCCGAGAAGCTGCTGCCCAAATTCTCGCGACTGTCCAGCGAATACCAGCAGGACATCATCCCGATCTCCAATGGCACCGCCGAGCAGCTGGCGGAACTGGTGGAGCTGGTGGCCAACAAGAAGATCGAGCCGCCACCACACTCCGTGTTCCCCTGCGAACAGGCCGCCGAGGTGATCCAGAAGCTGTGCAACTCCGAGATACCCGGACGCGCCATCCTCCGCTTCCACGACATAGAGTAG
- the LOC6494577 gene encoding quinone oxidoreductase isoform X1, translating into MPVDICSQQINFSSISGTTDTSLSLNSLSLTSALPPTDPDHHAHAHNNSNTHNMNKLCRQVSIESPGPGAKNCVFNFFVPIEDTPALGARIRIVCAGACYRRRDRSNSITSMSSVSSELSDYCPSINSISSPAHQGIREGSFFPGFEVAGVIESLGSEITEANNRGLRIGQRVIVYPFDETPAGYAELLVVPDLKHVVPIPDSLPMEVAAMLPTGALLAMNAVFKAQAVVTQILSQRAATEPQRKCKILIVGTGGLALWAVRIASYHFASTGADNVDITVASLRDEGFRLATEIKNVSVVQWNECLYEPQLIERTKDVCGGAVDVVIDFGTTSRSLHRSMHCLSKGGVVLISDEVAEKLLPKFSRLSSEYQQDIIPISNGTAEQLAELVELVANKKIEPPPHSVFPCEQAAEVIQKLCNSEIPGRAILRFHDIE; encoded by the exons ATGCCGGTCGATATCTGCAGTCAACAAATAAATTTCAGTTCAATAAG TGGAACAACAGATACCTCGTTGTCGTTGAACTCATTGTCCCTGACCTCCGCTCTGCCGCCGACGGATCCTGATCaccacgcccacgcccacaacaacagcaacacacaCAACATGAACAAACTGTGCCGTCAAGTGTCAATTGAGTCGCCCGGACCGGGTGCCAAGAACTGCGTCTTCAACTTCTTCGTCCCCATCGAGGACACGCCGGCGCTGGGCGCCCGCATCCGGATTGTGTGCGCCGGTGCCTGCTACCGTCGCCGGGATCGCTCCAATTCGATAACCAGCATGTCGTCGGTGTCCTCCGAACTGAGCGACTACTGCCCCTCGATCAACTCGATCTCCTCGCCCGCCCACCAGGGCATCCGGGAGGGCTCCTTCTTCCCCGGCTTCGAGGTGGCCGGCGTCATCGAGTCCCTCGGCTCGGAGATCACCGAGGCCAACAACCGGGGCCTGCGCATTGGACAGCGGGTGATCGTCTACCCGTTCGATGAGACACCCGCCGGCTATGCCGAGCTCTTGGTGGTTCCGGATCTGAAGCATGTGGTGCCCATACCCGACAGCCTGCCCATGGAGGTGGCCGCCATGCTGCCGACGGGCGCCCTCCTGGCCATGAACGCCGTGTTCAAGGCCCAGGCGGTGGTCACACAGATCCTGAGCCAGCGGGCCGCCACAGAGCCGCAGCGGAAGTGCAAGATCCTCATCGTGGGCACCGGTGGCCTGGCCCTCTGGGCGGTGCGCATCGCCTCCTATCACTTTGCCTCCACCGGAGCCGACAATGTGGACATCACAGTGGCCAGTCTCAGGGACGAGGGCTTCCGTCTGGCCACGGAGATTAAGAA TGTCAGTGTGGTTCAGTGGAACGAATGCCTCTATGAGCCGCAACTGATCGAGCGCACCAAGGATGTGTGTGGCGGAGCCGTGGACGTGGTGATTGACTTTGGCACAACCTCCAGGAGTCTGCACCGCTCGATGCACTGCCTCTCGAAGGGTGGCGTGGTCCTGATCAGTGACGAGGTGGCCGAGAAGCTGCTGCCCAAATTCTCGCGACTGTCCAGCGAATACCAGCAGGACATCATCCCGATCTCCAATGGCACCGCCGAGCAGCTGGCGGAACTGGTGGAGCTGGTGGCCAACAAGAAGATCGAGCCGCCACCACACTCCGTGTTCCCCTGCGAACAGGCCGCCGAGGTGATCCAGAAGCTGTGCAACTCCGAGATACCCGGACGCGCCATCCTCCGCTTCCACGACATAGAGTAG